Part of the Halorhabdus utahensis DSM 12940 genome, GATCTCGGCCGTCTCGATCAACTCGGGCAGCGCACCCGCGTCGGCGGCCGCGATTTCACCGCGGTTCTCACGTAACTCCGGCGGGATCCAGGGGAGATCGAGCGCCTCGTAGACCTCGGCCTCTGACTCGCCGGCGACGCGCTCGCCAGCCCGCTGATCGTCTACTTCCCCCTCCACAGCCGAAATGTCGAAGACGCCGTACTCGTTGAGTTTGAGATCCCGATCGATCGCCCGGTTGCGCAGGTCGACGTTGTGGTCCTTGCTTCCGGTGAAGTACTGCAACGCCGCGCCGAATTCGGCTGGATCGACCACCCTGAGGTCGATCCGGACGCCGTCGGCGCGCAGGCTCGCCTTCCCCTCGCCGGCTTCGATCACCCGGTCGGCCCCGTCCCAGTCGGTGAATGCTTCGACCACGGCCGGACCCTCGGTGCTTGCGACCAGCGCATCCACATCGCCGATCGTCGGTTTCCAGCGGCGAAGCGACCCGCCGAGTTCACATTGCTGGACGGCCTCCACCGCTCGTAGGTACTCGCGCACGCGCTCGCCCCGCGGCCGGGCCTCGCCCAGCAACTGGCGTTCGTGGGCTTCTCTGGCGAAGTCGATCCCATCGAGGATGTTCTGCTCTGTCTTCGCCCCGAACCCCGAGACGTTCTGGATCTCCCCCGCCTCGGCGGCCGCCTCCAGGTCGTCGAGGGTTTGGATTCCGAGTGCCTCATAGAGCGTGCCGACGGTCTTCGGCCCGACGCCCTCGACGCTCGTCAGCGCGTCCATCTCGACGGGGAGTTCCGCCCGCAGATCCTCGAGTTCCTCGATCGCGCCGGTCTCGACGTACTCGACGAGCTTGTCGGCGATCGCCTCGCCGACGCGGTCGATTTCCTGGACTGCCTCGACCCCGTCTTCGGCGAGATCGACCACGTCCCCGGGATATTCGGCGACGTTCTCGGCCGCCCGGCGATAGGCGCGTGGTTTGTATTCGACGTCTTTGGCGTCCAGCAGGTCGGCGAATTCCTCGAGACGAGCGGCGAGTTCGGCGTTGCTCGTCATGGGCCACCCCGCGCCCGCCGGTCGCCCGACTCGCCGTCTTTACCCAGTGCCTGCTGGATGAACTGCATCCAGCGCTTTCGATCGGCGGTCCTGGCGGCTTGCTTCTCAGCCTCGATGTCTCCGGATTCGAGGGATTCGAGCGCCTCCAGCGCCCGGTCGATCCCCACGATCGAATCGGCGAGGTCCTCGCCCTGTTCGTAACTCACGTCACCCGATTCGAGCCGTTCGATCCGTCGATTCCGCTCCTGGCGGAGTTTGGTCTTGACAGCCTCGACCCGCTCGCGGTGGTCCGGCGGGACGGTCTCCTGGCGTCTGGTTTCGAAGACGAACGCCGAAAGATCGAGGGATTCGCCGTCGATCTCGATCGTGTCGGGGATCGTCGCGCCCACGGTCGCGCCCTCGCGTCCGACACGTTCGAGGAGCTGTTTGCGTTCGTACTCGTGCACGGCTGTTCGTCCGGGGCCGACGGACAAAAACCCCCGCTCGTGGCGGCTGGGACGTTCAGCTGGAGTCCCAGCGGATCGTCCGTAGCGTGGATCGCGGCCTCAGATCGCGTCGAACTGCCACCGCTGATTGTCGCCGCCGTGCCAGGGCCACTGCAGGACGTTTGCCCCGTCCTCGCTTGATGCACTGTCGACATCCGCCACGGAGCCGCTGTTTTCGTTCTCTAGGCGATACGTGCCGTCGCCGTTGTCGATGAGGCTCCAGTCCTGACACGGATGGCCGGTGTCGGCATATTGGCGGACGTTGGCCCCGTCGGCAGTATCGGCATTCGCGACCTCCAGGAGCTTGCCGCTGTTTTCGTTCGTGACGGTGTAGGTCCCATCGGCGTTCTCGGCGACCTCCCACTGCTGGCAGGGATGGTCGGTGTCTCCGTACTGGCGGACGTTGTCGCCGTCGGCTGTCCCGGCGACGGCGACTTCCAGCAGCTTGCCGCTGTTAACGTTCGTGATTCGGTAGGTACCCTCGTCGATGGCACCGCTGTCCGGGCCGTCGGTGCTGTCGGAGCCACCGCCGGTACCGTCGTCGCCACTGTCGGAGCCACCGCCGGTACCGTCGTCGCCACTGTCGGAACCACCGCTGTTGCCCCCGCCAACGCCACACGGGTATTCGCCGCTCGCCGGCATCGGGCTCTGGCTGCTCGGGGTGCCGTCACAGGCGACGACCGGCCAGTCGTTCTCGTCCCACTGGATCCGGTCGATCATCAGCTGGCGCTCCTCGAGGTCGGCCGTGGCCTCGACGTGGTAGAGCATCCACAAATCACCGGCGTCGTCCCGAATTACGGTGTTGTGACCGGTGCCGATGAACTGGCTCGTGCCCGCCAACACCGAGACGCCGCTGTGGTGTTCGTTCAGGTCACGCAGGTCGGTGCCGTTCTGGTTGTCGTACGGCCCGGTGAACGACTCCGATCGGCCCACCTCGACGGCGTAGGTGCTGTCGGCACCCTCACAGCAGTGGCCCGTCGAGTAGAACAGGTAGTAGTAGCCGTTCGCCTCGACGATCATCCCGCCTTCGCGCCGGTCGCCGGCGAGGTGAAATGTCGTTCCCGGAACGTAGTCCCGGCCGTCGCCGGTGAGTTCGACGCCGTGGATGCCGTACCAGCTCCCCCACACCATGTACGGCGTCCCGTCGACGACCCGAAACTCCGGATCGATGCAGTTGGTCATCCCCAGGTCCTCGGCGCGGAACACCGGGCCCTGGTCGGTGAACGGGCCCTCGGGGGTCGGGGACGTCGCCAGCCCGATACCGGGATTGTTCTGACTCCCCCAGGCCGAGTAGGAGTAGTAGAGGTGGTACTGGCCGTTGTAGTCGTTGATGTCGGGCGCCCAGACGCCGGCGTCGGGGTCGTCCCGCCAGTCGGGGTGGTCCGGTAGCGCGGCGCCGACGTACGACCAGTTCACGAGGTCGTTGGACGTGGCGATGGGGACGACGTCGTTGGGCGTCTCCGTCCCGTAGACGTAATAGGTCCCGTCGTCGGCCTGGATTGCGGTGACATCCCCGAAGCCGACCGGACCCACTGGATTGTGATAGTGGTCCGGGCTATCGTCGGCCGTCACGGCACCCCCCAGAGCCAGGGTGCAGGCCCCGACTGCTCCCGTACCGATCGTTTTCAGCACGCTTCGCCGGTTCAGGTTCGGCCCCCCTTCGAGTTCGTTCATCGGTCAGACACCCTCGAACGTCCAGCGCTGATTGTCGCCGCCGTGCCAGGGCCACTGCAGGACGTTCGCCCCGTCCTCGGTCGATGCACCGTCGACATCCGCGACCGAGTCGCTGTTCGCATTTTCCAGACGGTACGTACCGTCGCCGTTGTCGACGAGGGTCCAGTCCTGGCAGGGGTGGCCGGTGTCTCCGTACTGCCGGACGTTCGCGCCGTCGGCCGTCTCGGCGTTGGCGACCTCCAGAAGCTTGCCGCTGTGTGCGTTCGTGAGCCGGTAGGTCCCGTCGCCGTTGGCCGTCACGTTCCAGTGCTGACAGGGATGGCCGGTGTCCCCGTACTGCCGGACGTTGTCCCCGTCGGCTGTGCCAGCGTTGGCGACCTCCAGGAGTTTGCCACTGTTTGCGTTCGTGATCTGGTAAGTGCCGTCACTGACGGGGCCGGCACTGTCGCTGCCATTGTCCTCGCCGCCGCCACTATCCCCACCAGTACCACTGCCATTGTCCCCACCAGTACCACCGCCACCGCAGTCCGTGTTTCCGCGGACCGTCGTGTTGCCCGCGTAGGTTTCGATGGCTCCCGAACCGTTGTCACAGAAGGCGTTGTTGACGATCGCGTTCCCTTCGGTGTCCGGCCCCGTTTCGTAGACGCCGTAGCCCGCGTTGTCCCGGATAGTCAGGTTCCGGACGGTGACGTTGCGGGTGTAGGGGTGCGTGTCACTGTCGCGGGAATCCAGCCGGATCCCGGCACTCCCCGTGTTGGTGATCGTGCCGCCGTCGATGACCGTCTCCCGGGTGTCCTGAATCAGGTTTCCACCGTTCCCGTCGAGGGTGACGTCGTGGATCTCGATACCGCTGCTGCCCGACACGGTGAAGATGCCGCGTCCACAGTCAGTCGCGTCGACGCTGTTGACGGTGATGTTCGGCCCGGCGTCGTTCGCACACCGGAAGCCGGCGTAGCCGCCACCCTGGTCACACCGCGTCGCGTCCACGAAATCGACCGTCGCGTTCGACGTATCGTTCAAGAGCAATCCACAACCGGAATCGATGTCCGTTGCCCTGACTGTCCCGATGTCGATCCCGTCGACGCCGTAGGTTTCGACGGCGTGGGTCCCCGAACCGGTGATTTCGGTGCTGTTGAGCGTGACGTTCGTCGTGTCGGGCCCGTTCCGGCCGTCGATCCGGATGCCCAGCCCGCCCGAGAGGTCCATCGTGACGTCGTCGATGACCACGCCGTCGCAGTGAGAGATCCGGATTCCATAGCGTGGATTTCCCGTGACGTTGAATCGCTGAATCTCGACTTCCTCGGCGTTCTGTGCCCGGGCCGGGATGACCCACGGCTCCCCGGTGTCGTTGACGTCGATCGAGCCGGGGATGTCCAGAATGGTGTAACTCGGCAGATCCACTGCCCGGAGACTCGAGGCGGTGCCGGTGCTCCCCGTCGCGTCGACTCTGACCTTTTCCTTCGTCCTCCGACCGGGTGTAAGACTGTCGACGGCGGCCTGGATCGCGTCGATGTAATCGTACCCGGCATAGACTTCCTGTCCACTGTTTTCCGCGATGAACTGACCGTTGGTGTCGTAGACGACTGCGTCGTGATCGGCCCCGAGCGCGGTTCCCACCAGGCCGGAAACCAGCCCAGTCCCCGCCAGCGCGAGGGCACGCCGTCGCGTCGTCGCTCGCCCGCCCCCCGTATCGGTTGCTCCCCGTTTTGCTTTCTCGTTGCGCCCCCCGTCCGCGTTGCTATCAGGTGCCATCTGTTCACACGCACAATGCTGTGTGTCGCATTAAATTGTTTTCTTTTCTGGACGTTATAGATACTAATTCGGGTGTGCCCGTTGGCCCTTGCCAGCCCAGGTGGTTTTGCGGGGAGGTGACTGGCGGCAAACCGGCTTCCGAACTGCGGTTTGAGTGGGAGAGGACTGCAATCGGGGCAAGCACAATCTCTTTGCCGCAGGGTCCGTTACCCACCGGCAATGACGACCTGTGACGTGTGCGGCACGGAGATGAATATGCCGTATCACTGCAATCACTGCGGGGGAACGTTCTGCTCGGAACATCGCCTCCCGGAGAACCACGACTGTCCGGGACTGGACGACTGGGGTGACCCGGAAGGGGTCTTCGACAGCGGGTTCGACGACAGCGTCTCGGCGGGCAACCAGTCCCGCTCGTCGAAGGGTCTCCTCGAACGGATCGGTATCGACACTGGGCCAGGTGGTCCGCTGGCGTACTTCCGCGGGAACATGACCTACGTCTTCCTCGGGCTGATGTGGATTACCTTTCTCTTTCAGTTTCTCGTTGCCACCGTGGCGATTGGGACGCCCAACCTTCAGGTTGCAACGCTTTCTTCGGAGTTGTATCGATCGATTTTCGTCCTGGCTCCACAGCATCCCGAATACGTCTGGACGTGGTTCACGTCGGTACTTTCACACGGGGGATTCGCACACATTGCATTCAACAGTATCGTGATCTTCTTCTTTGGACGGCTAGTCGAGGACTACATCGGCTCGCGGGACTTCACGCTCCTGTTCCTCTCTAGCGGGGCGCTTGCCGGGCTTGGACAGGTCCTCATTCAACTCTATCAGGGTCTACCGTCCGCAGCGGCGGTCGGGTACTTCCCTGGTGGAGTCGTCGGCGCGTCGGGTGCAGCCATTGCGATCATGGGCGTCTTGACCATCCTCAACCCCAGTCTCCGAGTGTACGTGTACTTCATTTTTCCCGTCCCGATCTGGCTGGTGACGATCGGCCTGGTCGCGATGAACGTCCTCGGGATGTTCGGTGCGGGCGGCCAGGGCGTTGCCAACGCCGCTCACCTGATCGGGCTCGCGATCGGTCTCGCCTACGGCCAGCACGTCCGCGATCGGATCCGGGTCCCGAACCAGCTCCAACTCGGCGGCGGTCGCGGCCCTGGCGGCCCGGGCGGCCCCGGCGGCCCGGGTGGCCGCGGGCCGTTCTGAGCGATGGACGTTTCCCGCCCCGAGTACGTCCCCGACCCTTCGCTCTCCCGCGACGAGATGGAAGCGCTACAGCGTGAGATAGCCGACGTTGCCCTCTTCGAGGACGGCTTCGCTTTCGATCCCTCGGCGATCGAATTCGATTCACCAGTCGATCTCGGGGACGACGATCAGCACCGACTCACCGGCGACGGCCCGATCGTCGCGGGTGTCGATCAGGCGTTTCTCGACGATGGCGATCGAGCCCTCAGCGCCGTCGTCGCCCTACAGGACGGGCGTGTCGTCGATCGGGCGTACGCGGTCGTCGACACCGAGATCCCCTACATTCCGGGATTGCTGAGTTTCCGCGAGGGCGGGGCGATCCTCGCGGCACTGTCGAACCTTGCCGTCGAGCCCGATCTGCTCGTCGTCGATGGGAGCGGTCGCATCCACTTTCGGGAAGCCGGCCTGGCGACCCACATCGGTGTGACCGTCGATGTCCCCGCCATCGGTGTCGCCAAGAACCTGCTCTGTGGCACGCCGGCCGAACCAATTCCTGATCGCATGGCGGAGGGCGATCGCATCCCGATCGAGGCCGATGAACGGGTCGAGACTGCTGAGCCCGGAACCGTCATCGGTCATGCCGTCCAGACGCGCCAGTACCAGTCGGGATCGACGTCGATCAACCCGCTGTACGTCAGCCCCGGCCACCGCGTGAGCGCGGTGACGACCGCCGACCTCGTGAGTCAGTGTGCGGCCGGGTACAAACTGCCCGAGCCGACGCGGTTGGCCGACCGCAAGGCAGATCGGCTGAAACGCGAAGGCGGCGAGGCGTGACCACACGGTCGACAACTCCGAACCGCTGATCGGGTCGTGTATCGATTAGCCAGAATCGCTTGCAACAGCCAGAAAGCCCCCGCGCTCTCAGCTGCCGCGACTCTCACGGCTCACTCCGTTCCCCGTTCGAGCGATCCGAGACGCTCACTCCGTTCGCGTCTCGC contains:
- the polX gene encoding DNA polymerase/3'-5' exonuclease PolX, producing MTSNAELAARLEEFADLLDAKDVEYKPRAYRRAAENVAEYPGDVVDLAEDGVEAVQEIDRVGEAIADKLVEYVETGAIEELEDLRAELPVEMDALTSVEGVGPKTVGTLYEALGIQTLDDLEAAAEAGEIQNVSGFGAKTEQNILDGIDFAREAHERQLLGEARPRGERVREYLRAVEAVQQCELGGSLRRWKPTIGDVDALVASTEGPAVVEAFTDWDGADRVIEAGEGKASLRADGVRIDLRVVDPAEFGAALQYFTGSKDHNVDLRNRAIDRDLKLNEYGVFDISAVEGEVDDQRAGERVAGESEAEVYEALDLPWIPPELRENRGEIAAADAGALPELIETAEIRGDLHVHTEWSDGNNTIEEMAAAAAERGDEYVCITDHATGPGMVGGVGLTDDELREQREAIEAVEDERDDITVLTGVEANIDTDGGISVGDKVLETLDLVVASPHAGLDGDGTDRLIEAARHPAVDVIGHPTGRQLNRRPGLDVDVSAVAEVAAEHDTALEVNANPHRLDLEGSQVKRAIDAGATIAIDTDAHRPEALDYRRFGVHTARRGWAEDANVLNARSAAGLHDFLG
- a CDS encoding DUF5788 family protein, with product MHEYERKQLLERVGREGATVGATIPDTIEIDGESLDLSAFVFETRRQETVPPDHRERVEAVKTKLRQERNRRIERLESGDVSYEQGEDLADSIVGIDRALEALESLESGDIEAEKQAARTADRKRWMQFIQQALGKDGESGDRRARGGP
- a CDS encoding family 43 glycosylhydrolase yields the protein MNELEGGPNLNRRSVLKTIGTGAVGACTLALGGAVTADDSPDHYHNPVGPVGFGDVTAIQADDGTYYVYGTETPNDVVPIATSNDLVNWSYVGAALPDHPDWRDDPDAGVWAPDINDYNGQYHLYYSYSAWGSQNNPGIGLATSPTPEGPFTDQGPVFRAEDLGMTNCIDPEFRVVDGTPYMVWGSWYGIHGVELTGDGRDYVPGTTFHLAGDRREGGMIVEANGYYYLFYSTGHCCEGADSTYAVEVGRSESFTGPYDNQNGTDLRDLNEHHSGVSVLAGTSQFIGTGHNTVIRDDAGDLWMLYHVEATADLEERQLMIDRIQWDENDWPVVACDGTPSSQSPMPASGEYPCGVGGGNSGGSDSGDDGTGGGSDSGDDGTGGGSDSTDGPDSGAIDEGTYRITNVNSGKLLEVAVAGTADGDNVRQYGDTDHPCQQWEVAENADGTYTVTNENSGKLLEVANADTADGANVRQYADTGHPCQDWSLIDNGDGTYRLENENSGSVADVDSASSEDGANVLQWPWHGGDNQRWQFDAI
- a CDS encoding RICIN domain-containing protein, with translation MAPDSNADGGRNEKAKRGATDTGGGRATTRRRALALAGTGLVSGLVGTALGADHDAVVYDTNGQFIAENSGQEVYAGYDYIDAIQAAVDSLTPGRRTKEKVRVDATGSTGTASSLRAVDLPSYTILDIPGSIDVNDTGEPWVIPARAQNAEEVEIQRFNVTGNPRYGIRISHCDGVVIDDVTMDLSGGLGIRIDGRNGPDTTNVTLNSTEITGSGTHAVETYGVDGIDIGTVRATDIDSGCGLLLNDTSNATVDFVDATRCDQGGGYAGFRCANDAGPNITVNSVDATDCGRGIFTVSGSSGIEIHDVTLDGNGGNLIQDTRETVIDGGTITNTGSAGIRLDSRDSDTHPYTRNVTVRNLTIRDNAGYGVYETGPDTEGNAIVNNAFCDNGSGAIETYAGNTTVRGNTDCGGGGTGGDNGSGTGGDSGGGEDNGSDSAGPVSDGTYQITNANSGKLLEVANAGTADGDNVRQYGDTGHPCQHWNVTANGDGTYRLTNAHSGKLLEVANAETADGANVRQYGDTGHPCQDWTLVDNGDGTYRLENANSDSVADVDGASTEDGANVLQWPWHGGDNQRWTFEGV
- a CDS encoding rhomboid family intramembrane serine protease, encoding MTTCDVCGTEMNMPYHCNHCGGTFCSEHRLPENHDCPGLDDWGDPEGVFDSGFDDSVSAGNQSRSSKGLLERIGIDTGPGGPLAYFRGNMTYVFLGLMWITFLFQFLVATVAIGTPNLQVATLSSELYRSIFVLAPQHPEYVWTWFTSVLSHGGFAHIAFNSIVIFFFGRLVEDYIGSRDFTLLFLSSGALAGLGQVLIQLYQGLPSAAAVGYFPGGVVGASGAAIAIMGVLTILNPSLRVYVYFIFPVPIWLVTIGLVAMNVLGMFGAGGQGVANAAHLIGLAIGLAYGQHVRDRIRVPNQLQLGGGRGPGGPGGPGGPGGRGPF
- a CDS encoding endonuclease V, producing the protein MDVSRPEYVPDPSLSRDEMEALQREIADVALFEDGFAFDPSAIEFDSPVDLGDDDQHRLTGDGPIVAGVDQAFLDDGDRALSAVVALQDGRVVDRAYAVVDTEIPYIPGLLSFREGGAILAALSNLAVEPDLLVVDGSGRIHFREAGLATHIGVTVDVPAIGVAKNLLCGTPAEPIPDRMAEGDRIPIEADERVETAEPGTVIGHAVQTRQYQSGSTSINPLYVSPGHRVSAVTTADLVSQCAAGYKLPEPTRLADRKADRLKREGGEA